The nucleotide window GATATGATCCATCAGAGGAATTTAATACAAATGAATACATCAAAGAGCATGAACAACTACGTAAATACAATATAAATCCATTAATTTACTATGCAATAAATAATTTTGACAATAATGATGATGATGGAAAATCTAGTGGAAAATCTGGTGATGATGATGTTGAATTAAAAGGTGATATAGATGATTATATTACAGATAATTCATCAATAAGAAAATATCATGAAAGTCAGGATATATCAGAGCAAAATATGGATATTGCACAGTTAAGTGTTGATATTAATGATAAAATCAAGCAATTAAATGAAAAAAGTCAGGTTTATGTTGAAAGATTTATGCAGACAAATGAAAATGTAAAAGAAATCTATGATGAAAATACATCAAATTCAGCAATTAAAACAAATAATGAACTAACAGATGATGATATTAAAAAGGCAAAACTATTAATTGAAGAAAACAACCTCTTTGATCCAATCTATTATAATAGTTGCTATCCACACGTATTTGAGAAGAACTCCGATCTTCTAGATCATTATCTTAATGAGGGCTATCTTAAGGGATTTAATCCATCTGAGTATTTTGATACTAATTTTTACATGCAATATGATGATGTTAAAAAAAGTGGTATGAACCCACTTATATTTTATGTATTGTATGATCTTGGATCAGAACGTAGAACTACAAATAAAGTTACACCAGATGATATACAAAAGGCAATTGATATAATTAAAGATGAAAATCTATTTGATGAAAAATTCTACATAACACAGATTCCACAACTAAAAGATACATCACTTGATGCTTTAATGCACTATATCATTGAGGGATATAAGAATAATCTTAATCCATCAAAGAATTTTAACACACTTTTCTATAAGATGCGATATCTTGAAGGTAGTGATGATATAAATCCACTAGTTGACTATGTATTAAATCATCATGATAATGAAACAATATTCAAACTTGGAGAATCTAAGATCAATGAATATGTAGAATTAATATATGATTCTAACAGATTTGATGAAAAATACTACAAAGATCAGACAAATCTAGATATGGGTGATAAAGCCTTAATAAAACACTACATAATAGAAGGTGAAATGCTAGGCTATAATCCAAATCATGAATTTGACACAAAATACTACCTTGAAAATAATAGTGATGTAGTTTTAGCATCAGCAAATGCATTCTATCACTACCTGACAAAGGGAATTAGTAAAGGTAAACATCCAATAGCAACAAAAAGTGAAATTAACAAAAAACAACAACAAGAAGATGAATATAAAAGACAGGCAGAAATAATAGAAAAAAGCACACTATTTGATAGTGAATACTACCTAAAACAGTATTCTGATGTTAAATATACAATGCAAAATCCAGCATATCATTACATATCACGAGGATATAAAGAATCTAAAAATCCATCCAGATACTTTGATAACAACTACTACATGTATCGATATAAACATAGGCGTGGTGTTGATATAAATCCACTATATCACTACATAGTTGAGGGTGAAAATCTAGGATATGCATCAAAATACTTCTATAGTGATGTTGATAAAAAAGAGGCAGAAATAGAGATAAATACTGATATTATATCACAAAGCTATCCTAAATATGATTCAACTGCTCCAAAAGTTTCAATTATAATACTAAATTATAATGGAGAAAAATATCTTAAAAAACTATTTGACTCAATTGATGAATCAACAAACTATCCAAACTATGAAGTTATAGTGGTAGAAAATGATTCAACAGATGATTCAATTGACATAATATGTGAATATAAAGAAAAACTAGACCTGGTTGTTCTTAAAAATAGGATTAATAAGACATATGCACAGGCATACAACGATGCAATAGAATATGCAACAGGTGAATATGTAATTTTCATGGACAATGATATAGAACTACTTGATGGATGGCTTAATCATCTCATACAAACAGCACAAGAAAATGAAAATGTAGGAGTTGTAGGTGCAAAACTCATCTATCCTGACTGTAGTAATTCAATAAATAACAAGGGAAAATCATACAAGCTACAACATACATCAGTAAAATTCATACAATCAGGTAAATACATACTTCCATATAATCGTGATGATGGACGGGTATACAGATACAATGAACATATAATAGAAGAAGTACCTGCTGTAAATGGATCATTAATGCTTATACGTCGTGATGTATTTGATGAAGTGGGAGGATTTGATGAAGAATACATATATGGATATGAAGCTGTGGATTTATCACTTAGATTATATAAAAAAGGCTATGTAAATTATTATAATTCAAATGCAGCAGCATACCATAACAATCGTGCAACTGTTGATAATAGAATAGAAGGATTAGTAAACACACAAAAAGCATTAAATAATCAACACTTCGCAAAGAAATGGCAAAGATGGCTTAAAAAAGAAGTATTAAATGATAAGATACGATGTAATAGGTTCTTTACAGAAAAACCACTGAAATTCACCTTCATAACACTAGAAAAAGGAAAATATGCAGCAACAGGTGAATATTTTATAGCACAAGGACTTGCCGAAGAACTAGAAAATAGGGGATATGAAGTAAATTTCATATCAAAAAGTAATGATGAAGATAAATTTAACATTGACTGTGATGTTGATGTGATAATATCACTTGTAAATAGTTATAACATCGATAAAATCAAGGTAAAAAACAATCTTGTAATAAAAATAGCATGGATTCTTAACTGGCCTGAATGGTGGATAAATAAGTCATACTTTGAATCATATGACCTAGTATTATGTTCAAATAGTCGATCTCTTCACTATATTAATGAAAATTCAGGATATGAAGCACAACTACTTGCTGTGGCAACAAATCCTGAAAAATTCAATCCAGATGTAAAGTCTAGAGAGGAATTTGAATGTGACTACATCTTTGCAGGAAATGACTGGCATGATGAGCGTGAAATATCAGAAATATTAAATCCTGATGAAATACCATATAAATTTAAAATCTATGGAAAAAGATGGCAAAACTTTGAAAATCTAGAAAAATACAACATGGGACATCAATTATATGAAATAATGCCTGAAGTTTATGCATCAACAAAGATAATAATAGATGATGCAACAGATCTTACAGAAGTACCATCAGGTGTAAATGGACGTATATTTGATGGACTTGCATCAGGAAAACTAGTTATAACAAACGGTGAAATAGGAGCAAAAGAATTATTTGGAGATAAACTGCCAGTATATCATGATGCAGATTCACTAAAAGAACAGATAGAATTCTACCTAAGTGAACCAGAACTAATGGATGCAACAGTTGAGGAATTACGTAGTATTGTATTAAAACAACATACATATAAGGTACGTGCAGATGAGTTAATTGAAATACTTGCAGATTTTGCATCTAAAGATCGTATAATAATAAAGTATCCAACACCAAGAGCACAAAATAAGTATCATTGGGGAGATTATCACTTTGGATTACAACTTCAGAAGGAATTTAACTTACATGGATATCCATCAAGACTTCAACTTCATGATGACTGGAGAAATAATACAGATGCACTCTATGATATAGTACTGGTACTTCGTGGTACAGGACTTTATGAGCCAAAACCATCACATTATAACATACTATGGAATATTTCACATCCTAACCGTGTAAGTGTTGGTGAATACAATAGCTTTGATAAGGTTTATATTTCATCAAATTACTGGACAGAGAAGATAAAACCAGTACTTGATGTTGATGTAGAAGCACTACTTCAATGTACAAATCCACAGAGATTCCACAGACATTATGATGAACACTACAAAAGTCAACTATTATTTGTTGGAAATTCAAGAATGATATATCGTAAGATTTTACATGATCTTCTACCAACAGATTATGATCTTCAAATCTATGGAAATAACTGGGAAGGAATACTTGATGATAAATACATAACAGATAATTATATTCCAAATGAGGAAGTATACAGGGCATATTCATCATGTGATGTACTACTAAATGATCACTGGGATGACATGCTTGAGAAAGGTTTTATATCAAATAGAATCTTTGATGCTCTTGCATGTGGTGCAACAATAGTATCAGATCATGTAAAGGGAATTGAAGATGTCTTTGGTGATAGTGTTATTGTATATGAAGATAAAGAAGATCTTCCAGCAAAAATAGAAGAAGCATTAAATCGTGAACCTGTAGAAGTAGATGTTGTAGCTGAACATACATATGCAAAGCGTGTTGAAAAAATTATTGCAGATTATGAAGAAAAGATAAATAAAAAATAGTTAAAAATTAAAATAAAAAAAAATAAAAAAAGAGTAGATTTGGTGGGATTATATTTCACCAAAAATTCTTTTTATTTCATCATACGTCTCATGATTTTACCCATAGGTCCTGACATGTTACGTTTACCCATTCCACCTTTAAGGGCTTTTTTAGTTACATTATAGTATTTTAGAAGATCTTTAACATCCTCATTTTTAAGTCCTGCT belongs to Methanosphaera sp. and includes:
- a CDS encoding glycosyltransferase gives rise to the protein MDSEINLDSFDKNKIKRAKEIIIENNLFDDEYYELNYPNTIAEADDLLEHYLTVGYKLGYDPSEEFNTNEYIKEHEQLRKYNINPLIYYAINNFDNNDDDGKSSGKSGDDDVELKGDIDDYITDNSSIRKYHESQDISEQNMDIAQLSVDINDKIKQLNEKSQVYVERFMQTNENVKEIYDENTSNSAIKTNNELTDDDIKKAKLLIEENNLFDPIYYNSCYPHVFEKNSDLLDHYLNEGYLKGFNPSEYFDTNFYMQYDDVKKSGMNPLIFYVLYDLGSERRTTNKVTPDDIQKAIDIIKDENLFDEKFYITQIPQLKDTSLDALMHYIIEGYKNNLNPSKNFNTLFYKMRYLEGSDDINPLVDYVLNHHDNETIFKLGESKINEYVELIYDSNRFDEKYYKDQTNLDMGDKALIKHYIIEGEMLGYNPNHEFDTKYYLENNSDVVLASANAFYHYLTKGISKGKHPIATKSEINKKQQQEDEYKRQAEIIEKSTLFDSEYYLKQYSDVKYTMQNPAYHYISRGYKESKNPSRYFDNNYYMYRYKHRRGVDINPLYHYIVEGENLGYASKYFYSDVDKKEAEIEINTDIISQSYPKYDSTAPKVSIIILNYNGEKYLKKLFDSIDESTNYPNYEVIVVENDSTDDSIDIICEYKEKLDLVVLKNRINKTYAQAYNDAIEYATGEYVIFMDNDIELLDGWLNHLIQTAQENENVGVVGAKLIYPDCSNSINNKGKSYKLQHTSVKFIQSGKYILPYNRDDGRVYRYNEHIIEEVPAVNGSLMLIRRDVFDEVGGFDEEYIYGYEAVDLSLRLYKKGYVNYYNSNAAAYHNNRATVDNRIEGLVNTQKALNNQHFAKKWQRWLKKEVLNDKIRCNRFFTEKPLKFTFITLEKGKYAATGEYFIAQGLAEELENRGYEVNFISKSNDEDKFNIDCDVDVIISLVNSYNIDKIKVKNNLVIKIAWILNWPEWWINKSYFESYDLVLCSNSRSLHYINENSGYEAQLLAVATNPEKFNPDVKSREEFECDYIFAGNDWHDEREISEILNPDEIPYKFKIYGKRWQNFENLEKYNMGHQLYEIMPEVYASTKIIIDDATDLTEVPSGVNGRIFDGLASGKLVITNGEIGAKELFGDKLPVYHDADSLKEQIEFYLSEPELMDATVEELRSIVLKQHTYKVRADELIEILADFASKDRIIIKYPTPRAQNKYHWGDYHFGLQLQKEFNLHGYPSRLQLHDDWRNNTDALYDIVLVLRGTGLYEPKPSHYNILWNISHPNRVSVGEYNSFDKVYISSNYWTEKIKPVLDVDVEALLQCTNPQRFHRHYDEHYKSQLLFVGNSRMIYRKILHDLLPTDYDLQIYGNNWEGILDDKYITDNYIPNEEVYRAYSSCDVLLNDHWDDMLEKGFISNRIFDALACGATIVSDHVKGIEDVFGDSVIVYEDKEDLPAKIEEALNREPVEVDVVAEHTYAKRVEKIIADYEEKINKK